In a single window of the Jaculus jaculus isolate mJacJac1 chromosome 9, mJacJac1.mat.Y.cur, whole genome shotgun sequence genome:
- the LOC123463368 gene encoding LOW QUALITY PROTEIN: uncharacterized protein LOC123463368 (The sequence of the model RefSeq protein was modified relative to this genomic sequence to represent the inferred CDS: inserted 2 bases in 1 codon), with protein sequence PILPQRDLWPFARVTVHRGKGNNQTFRGLLDTGSELTLIPGDPKKHHGPSVKVGAYGGQVINGVLANVRLTVGPLGPRTHSVVISPVPECIIGIDILSSWQNPHIGSLTCGVRTIMVGKAKWKPLRLPPPGKIVNQKQYHIPGGISEINATIKDLKDAGVVVPTTSPFNSPIWPVQKTDGSWRMTVDYWKLNPVVTPIAAAVPDVVSLLEQINTSPGTWYAAIDLANAFFSIPVHKDYQKQFAFSWQGQQYTFTVLPQGYINSPALCHSLVRRDFDRLSLPQGVTLVHYIDDIMLIGSNEQEVATTLELLVQHMHIRGWEINPSKIQGPSTSVKFLGVQWCGACRDIPSKVKDKLLHLAPPTTKKEAQRLVGLFGFWRQHIPHLGVLLRPIYQVTRKAASFHWGPEQGKALQQVQAAVQAALPLGPYDPADPMVLEVSVADRDAVWSLWQAPIGESQWRPLGFWSKALPSSAYNYSPFERQLLACYWALVETECLTMGHQVTMRPQLPIMSWVLSDPPGHKVGRAQQQSIIKWKWYIRDRARAGPEGTSKLHEEVAQMPMVATPVAMPSVPKHAPMASWGVPYDQLTEEERSRAWFTDGSARYVSTAQKWTAAALQPLSGTSLKDCGEGKSSQWAELRAVHMVVHFAWKKKWPDVQLYTDSWAVANGLAGWSGTWKEHSWKIGEKDIWGRCMWIDLSEWAKDIRILVSHVSAHQKVTSLEDDFNNQVDKLTRSVDSGQLPSSATPVIAQWAHEQSGHAGRDAGYAWAQQHGLPLTKADLAMATAECQICQQQRPTLSPRYGSIPQGDEPATWWQVDYIGPLPSWKGQRFVLTGIDTYSGYAFAFPAHSASAKTTIRGLTECLIHRHGIPHSIASDQGTHFTTKEVRQWAHDHGIHWSYHVPHHPEAAGLIERWNGLLKKQLQRQLGGNSLEGXVYALNQHPIYDTVSPIARIHGSRNQGVEMGMVPLAITPSDPLTRFLLPVPATLRSAGLQVLVPEGGVLLPGDTKNILLNWKLRLPPGHFGLLMPLSEQAEKGVTVIAGVIDPDYQGEIGLLLHNGGKEEYAWSAGDPLGRLLVLPYPVVKVNGRLQQPNRSSVINGPDPSGMKVWVTPPGKEPRPAEVLAEGGGNTEWVVEEGSYKYQLRPRDQLQKQGL encoded by the exons cctatccttcctcagagggacctgtggccttttgctagggtaactgtacaccgggggaaaggaaataatcagacctttcggggcctactggacactggctctgagttgacattgattccaggagaccccaaaaagcaccatggcccttcagttaaagtaggtgcttacggaggtcaggtgatcaatggagttttggcgaatgttagactgacagtgggtccactgggtccccgaacacattctgtggttatttccccagtcccagaatgcataattgggatagatatacttagcagttggcagaacccccacattggttccctgacttgtggagtaaggactattatggttggaaaggccaaatggaagccattgaggctcccaccaccaggtaaaatagtgaatcaaaaacaatatcacatccctggagggatttcagaaattaatgccactataaaggacttgaaggatgcaggggtggtggttcccaccacatctccctttaactctcctatttggcctgttcagaagacagatggatcctggagaatgacagtggattattggaaacttaatccggtggtgactccaattgcagctgctgtaccagatgtggtttctttacttgagcagattaacacgtctcctggtacctggtatgcagctattgatcttgcaaatgctttcttctccatacctgtccataaggactaccagaagcaatttgccttcagctggcaaggtcagcagtacacatttactgttttacctcaaggttatattaactctccagccctgtgtcatagcttagttcgcagggactTTGATCgtctgtcccttccacagggtgtcacgttggtccattatattgatgacataatgctaattggatcaaatgagcaggaggtggcaaccactctggagttgctggtacagcatatgcacatcaggggatgggaaataaatccatccaaaattcaaggaccttccacctcagtgaaatttctaggagttcagtggtgtggggcatgcagggatattccttctaaggtgaaggacaagttgttgcatttggcccctcctaccactaagaaagaagcacaacgtctagtgggcctatttggattttggagacagcacattcctcacttgggtgtcttactccgtcccatataccaagtgactcggaaagctgctagttttcattggggcccagaacaagggaaggctcttcaacaggtgcaggctgctgtgcaggctgctctaccccttgggccatatgatccagcagatccgatggtacttgaggtttcagtggcagacagggatgctgtttggagcctttggcaggcccccataggtgaatcacaatggaggcccttgggattttggagcaaggccctgccatcatctgcatacaattattctccctttgagagacagctcttggcctgctattgggccttagtggaaactgaatgtttgacaatgggccatcaagttactatgcgaccccagctgcccattatgagctgggtgttgtctgacccaccaggccataaagttggacgtgcacagcagcagtccatcatcaagtggaagtggtatatacgtgatcgggctcgagcaggccctgaaggtacgagtaagttacatgaggaagttgcccaaatgcctatggttgctactcctgttgcaatgccttctgtccccaagcatgcacctatggcatcatggggtgtgccctatgatcaactgactgaggaggagagatctagggcatggtttacagatggttcagcacgttatgtcagcactgcccagaagtggacagctgcagcattacagcccctttctgggacatctctgaaggactgtggtgaagggaagtcttcacaatgggcagaacttcgggcagtgcatatggttgtgcattttgcttggaagaaaaaatggccagatgtgcagttatacactgactcatgggctgtggccaatggtttggctgggtggtctgggacttggaaggagcacagttggaaaattggtgaaaaggacatttggggaaggtgtatgtggatagacctctctgaatgggcaaaggatataaggatacttgtgtcccatgtcagtgctcatcagaaggtgacctcactggaggatgactttaataatcaagtagacaagctgacccgttctgtggatagtggtcaacttccttcctcagccacccctgtcattgcccaatgggcccacgaacaaagtggccatgctggcagagatgcaggctatgcatgggcccaacaacatggacttccactaactaaggctgacctggctatggctactgctgagtgccaaatttgccaacagcagaggccgactctgagcccccgatatggtagtattcctcagggtgacgagccagcaacctggtggcaggttgactacattggacctcttccatcatggaaagggcagcgttttgtccttactggaatagacacttattctgggtatgcatttgcctttcctgcacatagcgcttctgccaaaactaccatccgtgggcttacagaatgccttatccaccgtcatggcattccacacagcattgcttctgaccaaggaactcacttcaccaccaaggaagtacggcagtgggctcatgatcatggaattcactggtcttaccatgtgccccaccatcctgaagcagctggcttgatagaacggtggaatggccttttgaagaaacagctacagcgccaactaggtggcaacagcttggaggg tgtatatgctctgaatcagcatcctatatatgatactgtttctcctatagctcggattcacgggtccaggaatcaaggggtggaaatgggaatggtcccacttgccatcaccccaagtgacccgttaactagatttttgcttcctgttcccgcaaccttacgctctgctggactacaagtcttggtcccagaggggggagtgcttttgccaggagacacaaagaacattctattgaactggaagctaaggcttccccctggtcactttgggctcctaatgcccttgagtgaacaggctgagaaaggagttacagtgattgcaggggtgattgatccagattaccagggggaaattgggctgctcctccacaatggtggtaaggaagagtatgcctggagtgcaggagatcctttagggcgtctgttagtgttaccatatcctgttgtcaaagtcaatggacgactgcaacaacccaatagaagtagtgtgataaatggcccagatccttcaggaatgaaggtatgggttacccctccaggtaaagaaccaagacctgccgaggtgcttgctgaaggtggagggaatacagaatgggtagtagaagaaggcagttacaaatatcagctaaggccacgtgatcagttacagaaacaaggactatga